From Toxorhynchites rutilus septentrionalis strain SRP chromosome 2, ASM2978413v1, whole genome shotgun sequence, a single genomic window includes:
- the LOC129771930 gene encoding uncharacterized protein LOC129771930 has protein sequence MITQKEKQPFADFETALRTQLAYCEYECSACHASYADRMLRDKIIIGVQDKKLQLKLLDGKDDPLSKIVETCKIFEAAAENKQLLDQKVGYSDVHAVIESSSKEINEVAVIKAAACYNCGQPYSVRHRRYCPAININCDLCGRLGHFKKFCRAAKTGKSQDNRGKPGTSKQVLTSKAVHSVNWKNAE, from the exons ATGATCACCCAGAAAGAAAAGCAACCGTTTGCTGACTTTGAAACAGCACTTCGAACACAGCTTGCTTACTGTGAATATGAATGTTCAGCGTGTCATGCATCATATGCAGATCGGATGTTGCGGGACAAAATAATAATCGGTGTTCAAGATAAAAAACTACAGCTCAAATTATTAGATGGGAAGGATGATCCGTTATCGAAAATTGTGGAGACTTGCAAAATTTTTGAAGCGGCCGCAGAGAACAAGCAATTGCTCGACCAGAAAGTTGGGTACAGCGATGTGCATGCGGTTATAGAATCATCATCCAAGGAAATTAATGAAGTCGCGGTTATCAAAGCTGCTGCTTGTTATAACTGTGGTCAACCGTACAGCGTACGTCACCGTCGTTACTGCCCAGCCATTAATATTAATTGTGACTTATGTGGACGTCTCGGACACTTCAAGAAATTTTGCAGAGCGGCGAAAACGGGTAAGAGCCAAGATAACCGAGGAAAGCCTGGTACGTCAAAGCAAGTTTTAACCAGTAAAGCCGTCCACAGTGTGAACTGGAAGAATGCAG AATAA